Within the Natrialba magadii ATCC 43099 genome, the region ACAATCCAGGACGTCCTCTGGGAGGCCACGTTCGACCTCATCGACGACGCTGAACGCTTCGGCGATCCCGACGACGCCCAGCTCGAAGCACTGCGGTGGCCGCCTGACTTCGACGAACTCGGCAGACGCTGGCCGATGATGGACGCTTGGATCTCGATAGCGGCGGCACTCGCGAAGAGTCCGCATCCCGACCCCGACGTGATCACGGTCGGGAAGATACCCGAACAGACGAGCATCCAGGAACCGGTCACCGCTCCGACTGCCGGGGCTGACTGACCGTGGAGTGGACCGATCAACTCGTCGACGAGCCGAGGCACTCTCGGGGAGCGCTCTCAAGACCTTATCAAACACGCACACCGAAAACGGCCCTTTGATGTTTGATAAGGTCTATTCACGATACCAAATGACTGCTGCGAGTTCTTCGAACTTTTTACTCGCGATCACGCCGTTAGCTTCGGCCTCCTGGAGTAGCTCGTACGCGCGCGATCGTGAGATGTCCAAAGTGTTCGCAACCTCCCGCGTGCTACGAGGTTCGCGGGAGTCGAATAGATCCTCAATATCTGTTTCGTCGACGGCCGATTCGAACTGGCCCGTCTCCTCATTCCGATCGGGCATCGACAGCACAGACACTGTCGATTAATTTCAAACCATCGATGACAGTCGTCGAGGGTCAATTTTATTATACTGGGGTTCCACGGACATGACAGAGCAAGCGAAAAGTACGGATTACATCACGACGCGCGGACTCTCGTCTCCCACTGCGAAAACAACGAGACAACGCGCGAATCAAGGGTTACGAACCTCGTGATGAGGTCCGTGCTCTAGCCCGCTTGCTCCCACGCAAAGAGGCCCAGAGCATGAGAGAGAACAATCCCAATACAGTAAAGCTTAACGAACAGCGCCAGTCCAACCTCTACGGAGAGGTCCAAAACGGCCGCGCTGTCGTTCGATGCGGCGACTGCGGAACAGTTTTCTCGGCAACCGATGCTGAGACTCATCAGTGCACCGAACCTGAATACATCGCTACTGACGGCGGCGTCAACTTCCAGCGCGATCTCACCGGATTCCAGCGGGACATCATGTTCTGCCTACGCCGGATCGAGCGCGGGAAGGCGACCGAGGACCAACCGTACGGCCTCGGCATAAAGCGCGAACTCGAGCGAACGCGCGACGTCGACGTCGTCAACCACGGCCGGCTCTATCCCAACCTGGACGAGCTGGTCGAGATCGGCCTGATCGAGAAATCGATGGTGGATCGGCGGACCAACGAGTACTCTACAACCAACACCGGTCAGCAGCTGGTCGACGACTACTCCAGCTGGGTACTCGAGACCGTCGCGGAACGACTCCCCGCGGCTGAAGCCGGTGGTCAGCAGTGAGCACCGTCTGTCAGACCTGCGGCGAGGTCAGCGAGAAGTGCTACCGCTGCACCAACCCGGAGTGCCCGAAAGGTGACTTGGTCGGCCAGAACGACCAGGGGAGGCACGTCCGATGACGCACGACGACCTTCGGGCGCTCGTTCTCGATAAGTACGGGTGTGAGTGCATTGTTTGCGGGCGCTCACCTGAAAAGTGGCTCGAGAGTGAGGATCTCGACCGGTCGCAAGACAAAATCTCCATCCATCACGTGAATGGCGATGACTCGGACGACCGACTGGAGAATTTAATTCCAGTCTGTCAAAGCTGCCACACCCACATTCACCGAGTCGACAAGCCGCCTTATCGGAAGTGGCACCGGCAGCTCCCAATCGAGGCTCGGCATGCGTGGAATCAGCATCATGCCGAGTACTACGAGGGCGATCGGATCTCGCGAGAAGAGGCTGAGCGGCAGTTCGGTTCTGAAGGCGGTGACCCGGAGAGCCTGAAGTATAAAGCTCGCGAGGGCGACGACGCTGCAACTCAAACGGCGGTTAAGGGGTGCCAGGGCCGATGACGC harbors:
- a CDS encoding helix-turn-helix transcriptional regulator, coding for MRENNPNTVKLNEQRQSNLYGEVQNGRAVVRCGDCGTVFSATDAETHQCTEPEYIATDGGVNFQRDLTGFQRDIMFCLRRIERGKATEDQPYGLGIKRELERTRDVDVVNHGRLYPNLDELVEIGLIEKSMVDRRTNEYSTTNTGQQLVDDYSSWVLETVAERLPAAEAGGQQ
- a CDS encoding HNH endonuclease, with the translated sequence MTHDDLRALVLDKYGCECIVCGRSPEKWLESEDLDRSQDKISIHHVNGDDSDDRLENLIPVCQSCHTHIHRVDKPPYRKWHRQLPIEARHAWNQHHAEYYEGDRISREEAERQFGSEGGDPESLKYKAREGDDAATQTAVKGCQGR